The uncultured Ilyobacter sp. nucleotide sequence ATAATTTTTTTAGCCAAATCAATTAAGTTTGTTTCAGATATATCTGGTTGAAGATAATATGGGTTAAATATTTCTTCTTTACGCTTTATATAAGCTGTTGTAAGGCCCACTTTTTTTGCTCCAAACAGATCCCAGTCATGAGAAGCAACCATAGCAATATTATCAACAGATGTTTTTTCTTCTTTGGTTACATACTCATATATGTCGTTAAATGGCTTGTATTTTTTTACAGAATCAACAGAGTAAAACTTATCAAACAGGTTGATAATTTCGGCATTTGTAAGTTGTTCTTCAATCATTTCTAATGATGAATTAGATACAGCGACTACCCTAATTTTATTTGCCTTGAGGAGCTCAAGTGCTTTAGGAACGTCATCATATGCAGGTAATTTTCTAAAGGCACCTAATATTTCAATTTTGATTTCTTTTGTTAATTCTTTATTATTTTCATAAAACAAACTCTCTAATACCACTTCTGCCAGTTCGCCGAAATTCTTGTATTCATCTATGGCGCCTACTACAGTAGATGTATGTAATAATTTAGTAAACCAATATTTCAGAACATAGTTATCATCAAAATATTTATCAAAATTTTCTTTGAGTAAACTTAAATCTAGCATTGTCTCATTAATATCGAATAATACAGTTTTTATCACTATGTTCTCCCCCTATACCTTTTAGTCATAATTGCATTTTTACAATAATCAATTTCTGTCCTTATAAAATACGAGTAAAAATATTTTATATTACAAAAGATGTGTGAGCAAACAAATCTTTATACTTATATAGGATAAAGTGTATTTTTCATATCTTCATTTCTTTTATAGCACCCCAAGTTTATAAGAATTTATTTCCAATGCCAAGCTGAATTAAAATAAATATTAAAGCCAGTCGGCATTGGAAATCTTTTGGGAAAAACTCGTTTATTAATAAAAAGTTGAAATTTCTAACGATGAATTATTGCACTACAGAAGTTATACTATTTTTTTATACGCTTCGATAACTTCACTTGGCTCGGCACGTGTTGTATAGTCGGCGTCCACCCAGGCATTGGTAATGACTCCGTCCATATCGATAACATAGGTAGCGGCTATCGGTAACTCAGCTTC carries:
- a CDS encoding haloacid dehalogenase type II, which translates into the protein MIKTVLFDINETMLDLSLLKENFDKYFDDNYVLKYWFTKLLHTSTVVGAIDEYKNFGELAEVVLESLFYENNKELTKEIKIEILGAFRKLPAYDDVPKALELLKANKIRVVAVSNSSLEMIEEQLTNAEIINLFDKFYSVDSVKKYKPFNDIYEYVTKEEKTSVDNIAMVASHDWDLFGAKKVGLTTAYIKRKEEIFNPYYLQPDISETNLIDLAKKIIKIK